Proteins encoded together in one Microbacterium oxydans window:
- a CDS encoding DUF7218 family protein → MPGRRNNSLKDPELYEELRDDGASKEKAARISNAAAKEGRSAVGRRGGEHGDYDDWTVPELRQRAKELGLTGYSGKRKSELISALRNH, encoded by the coding sequence ATGCCAGGACGACGCAACAATTCGCTGAAGGATCCCGAGCTGTACGAAGAGCTGCGGGATGACGGCGCCTCCAAGGAGAAGGCCGCGCGCATCTCGAACGCGGCGGCGAAGGAGGGACGCAGCGCGGTCGGTCGTCGCGGTGGAGAGCACGGCGACTACGACGACTGGACCGTCCCGGAGCTGCGCCAGCGAGCCAAGGAGCTGGGTCTGACCGGCTACAGCGGCAAGCGGAAGTCCGAGCTGATCTCCGCCCTCAGGAATCACTGA
- a CDS encoding carboxylate-amine ligase, with protein MARFGIEEEFLFLDEHSLVPVTLASGTRERITRMRTGGEVTREYLSSQIECLTEPVSTAADAEAQLRHLRGLIGWHAQEQHAIAAGTGTPYATTRSSAVSPSPHYDDVAEQLGHLTRDHEVNGLHVHVEVGDDEERVRALDRVRGWLPVLLALTGDSPFVHGRDSGFASWRSILIRRLPSSWCPPRFRDYDDYRAQVRRLIDLRAITETASLSWAVRISERFPTVEVRVFDAQLTAEDSVFAALLSRAIVLTDDHRQEHVGVDGIDASLWTAARRGMDARLIDPTTGEVDDAWAVADRMLAVIAPALRESGDEDRVGEGFARLRTLGTGADRQRRAVAEEGPAGLARLLVAGTPVPHPVPGSPPRPDPQPSPVP; from the coding sequence ATGGCGCGCTTCGGCATCGAGGAGGAGTTCCTGTTCCTCGATGAGCATTCGCTGGTGCCCGTCACCCTGGCCTCCGGCACGCGCGAGCGCATCACCCGGATGCGGACCGGCGGCGAGGTCACGCGCGAGTACCTGAGCTCGCAGATCGAATGCCTCACCGAGCCGGTGTCGACGGCGGCCGACGCGGAAGCGCAGCTGCGCCACCTGCGCGGCCTCATCGGCTGGCATGCCCAGGAGCAGCACGCGATCGCCGCCGGCACCGGCACTCCCTACGCCACGACCCGCTCCTCCGCGGTCTCCCCTTCTCCGCACTACGACGACGTCGCGGAGCAGCTCGGCCACCTCACCCGCGACCACGAGGTGAACGGGCTCCACGTCCACGTGGAGGTGGGCGACGACGAGGAGCGGGTGCGCGCGCTCGACCGGGTGCGGGGCTGGCTCCCGGTGCTGCTGGCGCTGACCGGCGACAGCCCGTTCGTGCACGGACGGGACTCCGGCTTCGCGAGCTGGCGGAGCATCCTGATCCGACGACTGCCCTCGTCCTGGTGCCCGCCGCGCTTCCGCGACTACGACGACTACCGCGCGCAGGTGCGACGGCTCATCGACCTGCGGGCGATCACCGAGACCGCCTCGCTCTCCTGGGCCGTGCGGATCTCCGAGCGCTTCCCCACCGTCGAGGTGCGGGTGTTCGACGCGCAGCTGACCGCGGAGGACTCCGTGTTCGCGGCGCTGCTCTCCCGCGCGATCGTGCTGACCGACGATCACCGGCAGGAGCACGTCGGCGTCGACGGGATCGACGCCTCGCTGTGGACGGCGGCCCGTCGCGGCATGGACGCCCGGCTGATCGACCCGACGACCGGCGAGGTCGACGACGCGTGGGCCGTCGCCGACCGGATGCTGGCCGTGATCGCTCCCGCGCTCCGCGAGAGCGGGGACGAGGATCGCGTCGGCGAGGGATTCGCCCGGCTGCGCACGCTCGGCACCGGCGCCGACCGGCAGCGTCGTGCGGTCGCGGAAGAGGGACCCGCCGGACTCGCGCGACTCCTCGTCGCGGGCACCCCGGTACCGCACCCGGTACCGGGCTCGCCCCCGCGGCCCGATCCGCAGCCGTCACCGGTCCCCTGA
- a CDS encoding FBP domain-containing protein: MRPIDERGIRASFLNASRKEVSDLTLPPGFAELDFEPLDFLGWVDPKMPRRAYVVTWIDDAPVGVFLQRAEQRVIARAQCSWCEDVTLRNDVQLFVARKAGPAGRKGDSVGVLTCAEFGCNRNVRILPPLAYQGFDREFARDLRILRLQEHVAGFLAEVAG, from the coding sequence ATGCGTCCCATCGACGAGCGCGGCATCCGCGCCTCCTTCCTCAACGCCTCCCGCAAGGAGGTCTCCGACCTCACCCTGCCGCCCGGTTTCGCCGAGCTCGACTTCGAGCCGCTCGACTTCCTCGGCTGGGTCGACCCGAAGATGCCCCGCCGGGCCTACGTCGTCACCTGGATCGACGACGCCCCGGTCGGCGTCTTCCTGCAGCGCGCCGAGCAGCGTGTGATCGCCAGAGCCCAGTGCTCGTGGTGCGAAGACGTCACGCTCCGCAACGACGTCCAGCTGTTCGTCGCCCGCAAGGCCGGGCCCGCCGGGCGCAAGGGCGACAGCGTCGGCGTGCTCACCTGCGCCGAGTTCGGCTGCAACCGGAACGTGCGGATCCTGCCGCCGCTGGCCTACCAGGGCTTCGACCGAGAGTTCGCCCGCGACCTGCGCATCCTGCGCCTGCAGGAGCACGTCGCGGGGTTCCTCGCCGAGGTCGCCGGGTAG
- a CDS encoding CsbD family protein, which yields MSAADDIKNAAEEAAGKVKEGVGKLTDNEKLEAEGKADQVKASAKQAGENVKDAAQKTGDSVRDAFDK from the coding sequence ATGAGTGCCGCAGATGACATCAAGAACGCCGCCGAGGAGGCCGCCGGAAAGGTCAAGGAAGGCGTCGGAAAGCTCACCGACAACGAGAAGCTCGAAGCCGAGGGCAAGGCGGATCAGGTCAAGGCCTCGGCCAAGCAGGCCGGTGAGAACGTGAAGGACGCCGCACAGAAGACCGGAGACAGTGTGCGGGACGCGTTCGACAAGTAA